In the Chroococcidiopsis sp. SAG 2025 genome, one interval contains:
- a CDS encoding amino acid ABC transporter substrate-binding protein gives MFKRSVLLVGVALVATPLAACSQFYSQSPQPQGTAQTGSNPAAGGGGTLDAAKSRGRLACGVSGTLPGFSYVDQAGKYSGLDVDICRAIAAALFDDPNAVDFRNLNAKERFTALQAGEVDILSRNTTWTMSRDTSVGLEFLPVTFYDGQGVMVKKSAGTKDLKGLQGKAVCMETGTTTEQNFADQMRKIGVKYTPLVFEDANAVYAAYEQGRCQAVSTDRSGLVSRRTTLKNPQDNIILDTLLSKEPLTPAVKNGDSRWFDAVKWTIFGLIEAEELGINSQNIDQFAKSQDPVVKRLLGTEGNLGQGAGLPNDFVARAVRKVGNYGEIYNRNLGPGTPFNLPRGQNDIWEKGGLHYAPPFR, from the coding sequence ATGTTCAAAAGGAGCGTACTGCTAGTGGGTGTTGCGCTGGTAGCAACTCCTTTAGCTGCTTGTAGCCAATTTTATTCTCAGTCACCACAGCCACAGGGAACCGCCCAAACAGGAAGTAACCCAGCCGCAGGGGGAGGGGGTACATTAGATGCAGCTAAGTCTCGCGGCAGGCTGGCGTGCGGTGTCAGCGGTACTTTACCAGGATTTAGCTACGTAGACCAAGCAGGTAAGTATTCTGGACTCGATGTGGATATCTGTCGGGCGATCGCAGCCGCTTTATTTGACGATCCGAATGCTGTCGATTTCCGCAATCTGAACGCAAAAGAGAGATTCACTGCCCTGCAAGCAGGAGAAGTCGATATTCTCAGTCGCAATACGACTTGGACGATGAGTCGCGATACTTCGGTAGGGCTGGAGTTTCTTCCCGTGACGTTTTATGACGGTCAGGGCGTAATGGTGAAGAAATCTGCTGGGACAAAAGACTTGAAGGGTTTGCAGGGTAAAGCTGTTTGCATGGAGACGGGAACCACTACCGAGCAAAACTTTGCCGATCAAATGCGCAAAATTGGAGTGAAATACACGCCTCTAGTATTTGAAGATGCTAATGCCGTTTACGCAGCATACGAACAAGGTCGGTGTCAGGCTGTGAGTACCGATCGCTCTGGATTGGTATCCCGTCGAACAACGCTGAAAAATCCGCAAGATAATATTATTCTAGATACGCTTTTATCCAAAGAACCACTAACACCAGCTGTGAAGAACGGAGACTCCCGCTGGTTTGATGCAGTTAAGTGGACGATCTTTGGCTTAATTGAAGCCGAAGAACTGGGGATTAATTCTCAAAACATCGACCAATTCGCCAAAAGCCAAGACCCAGTTGTCAAAAGATTGCTAGGCACGGAAGGGAATTTAGGTCAAGGTGCGGGTTTACCGAATGATTTTGTTGCTCGTGCGGTGAGGAAAGTCGGCAACTACGGCGAGATTTACAACCGCAATCTCGGACCTGGCACGCCATTCAATTTACCACGCGGTCAGAACGATATCTGGGAGAAAGGTGGTTTACATTATGCTCCACCATTTAGATAG
- a CDS encoding YdcF family protein, whose amino-acid sequence MLLLPTLLWLGYKEVKSHLEPYQAILVLGGSVQREQFAIEFARNKPDLPIWVSSGSPKEYARNLFTQAGVDRSRLHLDYQAVDTVTNFTTLVGEFQKRGIKKIYLITSDYHMRRAETIGQIVLGSRGIDFTPISVPSKRSPEPYNKTIRDGGRALLWVLTGRTGSTLTKR is encoded by the coding sequence ATGCTACTACTGCCTACCTTATTGTGGCTGGGATACAAAGAGGTGAAAAGCCATTTGGAGCCATATCAAGCAATTCTCGTCCTGGGTGGTTCAGTCCAACGGGAGCAGTTCGCGATCGAATTTGCACGGAACAAGCCAGATTTACCAATTTGGGTTTCTAGTGGTAGTCCGAAAGAATACGCCCGTAATTTATTTACCCAAGCTGGTGTCGATCGCAGTCGCTTGCATTTAGACTACCAGGCAGTCGATACGGTCACAAACTTTACTACTTTAGTCGGCGAGTTTCAAAAGCGAGGCATCAAGAAGATCTACCTGATCACGTCTGACTATCATATGCGCCGTGCCGAAACAATCGGTCAAATTGTCTTAGGTAGTCGTGGGATTGATTTTACCCCGATTTCCGTTCCCTCCAAGCGATCGCCAGAACCCTACAACAAAACCATCCGCGACGGAGGTAGAGCTTTGCTTTGGGTGCTGACAGGACGCACGGGTTCGACATTAACGAAAAGATAA
- the uvsE gene encoding UV DNA damage repair endonuclease UvsE → MIIDPSSTKLLSRASDRSRLGLVCITVSKAVRYRTMTRTRYLKLSAAERETTLRELYLSNLTRLDAAISFCQTNQIFLYRMPSGLFPLSDMEDGIGQAILAEMTADLAAVGTRSQQLGIRMVLHPDQFVVLSSDSPQVVENSIKILTQHAQIMDLLSLPRSAWACMNIHGGKAQRTAQLVQVVNRLPEAIKSRLTFENDEYAYSAEEILAVCQQAKVPMVFDAHHHICHEKLESYDHPSVAEMFYAARSTWEKPDWQLVHISNGEAAFSDRQHSEYITVMPSVYREAPWIEIEAKAKEEAIAALTNNNW, encoded by the coding sequence ATGATTATCGATCCAAGCAGTACAAAATTATTATCTCGCGCCAGCGATCGCTCTAGATTGGGTTTAGTTTGTATCACCGTTTCTAAAGCAGTCCGCTATCGTACCATGACACGGACACGCTACCTCAAGTTGAGTGCAGCAGAACGGGAAACTACCTTGCGAGAGCTTTATTTGAGCAATTTAACTCGCTTGGATGCGGCAATATCTTTTTGTCAAACCAACCAAATTTTCCTCTATCGAATGCCTTCGGGTTTGTTTCCCCTCAGTGACATGGAAGACGGCATCGGACAAGCTATCTTAGCAGAAATGACTGCTGATTTAGCCGCAGTGGGAACGCGATCGCAACAACTGGGCATCCGAATGGTACTCCATCCCGATCAATTTGTGGTATTAAGTTCTGACTCGCCACAAGTCGTGGAAAACAGCATCAAAATTTTGACACAACATGCCCAAATTATGGACTTGCTCAGTTTACCGCGATCGGCTTGGGCGTGCATGAATATTCACGGAGGCAAAGCTCAGAGAACGGCGCAATTGGTGCAAGTTGTCAATCGCCTTCCAGAAGCAATTAAAAGCCGCCTTACTTTTGAAAATGACGAATACGCCTATAGCGCTGAGGAAATCCTAGCCGTCTGTCAGCAGGCAAAAGTCCCAATGGTCTTTGACGCTCACCATCACATCTGTCATGAGAAACTAGAAAGCTACGATCATCCCTCCGTAGCCGAGATGTTTTATGCTGCTAGATCGACGTGGGAAAAGCCAGATTGGCAACTCGTCCACATTTCTAACGGTGAAGCAGCTTTCAGTGACAGACAGCACAGTGAATATATTACTGTTATGCCTAGCGTTTACCGGGAAGCACCCTGGATTGAAATTGAAGCGAAGGCAAAAGAAGAGGCGATCGCGGCTTTGACCAACAACAATTGGTGA
- a CDS encoding DUF1295 domain-containing protein, with translation MQNTSDAGASAITQLTAINAAKVLTVFCLAICAIVYGISDLRQVIYLCLHVSYCLWWLLEQWFFPNRRQIFNEPIGVGGLIAALMFVGVFYTLPGYLAFTNPTPISALAIAIAIPLYIFGTLINTTADVQKLTAKQYGAGLVQDGVWRFSRNINYFGDLLRYLSFSVVAGSLWAYLVPGTITLLYLQRISQREQTMSGKYSEYAAYQESSSRLIPFLW, from the coding sequence ATGCAGAATACATCTGATGCGGGAGCGAGTGCCATAACTCAACTAACAGCAATTAATGCAGCTAAGGTGCTAACAGTTTTTTGCCTCGCAATTTGTGCAATCGTTTATGGGATATCGGACTTACGCCAAGTTATTTATCTTTGTTTGCACGTTAGCTATTGTCTATGGTGGCTGCTAGAACAGTGGTTCTTTCCTAACCGACGACAGATATTTAACGAACCTATAGGAGTAGGGGGCTTGATTGCCGCTCTGATGTTTGTTGGAGTATTCTATACCTTACCTGGATATTTGGCATTTACCAACCCCACGCCTATTTCTGCACTCGCGATCGCGATCGCCATACCACTTTACATCTTCGGAACTCTAATTAATACCACTGCTGACGTACAAAAACTAACTGCTAAGCAATACGGGGCGGGTTTAGTGCAGGATGGAGTTTGGAGATTTTCCCGCAATATTAACTACTTCGGTGACTTGCTACGCTATCTCAGTTTCAGCGTTGTCGCAGGTTCTTTATGGGCTTATCTCGTACCAGGAACTATTACCCTCCTCTATCTCCAGCGCATCTCTCAAAGAGAACAAACCATGTCTGGTAAGTATAGCGAGTATGCAGCGTATCAAGAGTCTAGCAGCCGCTTGATTCCTTTTCTTTGGTGA
- a CDS encoding ZIP family metal transporter, which yields MNVVLVGFLASLLAGLATFVGALPILLPINLTQRIQGIMLGFGGGVMLAATAFSLIVPGTEAAENIGYSRAIAALIMVVGILLGGLFLQVAHHALPHEHFLKGRENCRGKSIKQIWLFIAAITIHNFPEGLAVGVNFGSGNIEQGLPIAVGIGLQNMPEGLVVALSLISERYSTSYALGVSLLTGLVEPLGGLVGAGVASIAQFILPWAMAFAAGAMLFVISDDIIPESHRKGLETEGTIGVMLGFVVMMFLDIALGG from the coding sequence ATGAACGTTGTTCTTGTCGGATTTCTTGCTAGCCTACTCGCTGGACTGGCAACTTTTGTTGGAGCTTTACCAATCTTACTACCAATCAATTTGACCCAGAGAATTCAGGGAATCATGTTGGGGTTTGGTGGTGGAGTTATGTTAGCAGCTACAGCTTTTTCTCTCATCGTTCCAGGCACAGAAGCAGCAGAAAACATTGGTTATTCCAGAGCGATCGCTGCTCTAATTATGGTTGTAGGTATTTTATTGGGCGGATTGTTTTTACAAGTTGCTCATCACGCTTTACCACACGAACATTTTTTGAAAGGGCGAGAAAATTGTCGGGGGAAAAGTATTAAACAAATTTGGTTATTTATCGCTGCGATTACAATTCATAACTTTCCTGAAGGATTAGCTGTAGGAGTAAATTTCGGGAGTGGAAATATCGAGCAAGGGCTACCAATTGCCGTAGGTATTGGCTTACAAAATATGCCAGAAGGTTTAGTCGTTGCCCTATCATTAATCTCAGAAAGATATTCTACTAGCTATGCTTTAGGAGTTTCTCTGCTTACGGGTTTAGTAGAGCCTTTGGGCGGTTTAGTTGGTGCTGGCGTAGCAAGTATAGCTCAGTTTATTTTACCTTGGGCAATGGCGTTTGCAGCCGGAGCAATGCTATTCGTAATCAGCGACGATATTATCCCCGAATCGCACCGCAAAGGATTAGAAACAGAGGGAACTATTGGTGTCATGTTAGGTTTTGTGGTAATGATGTTTTTGGATATTGCATTAGGTGGATAG
- a CDS encoding CsgG/HfaB family protein — MGTHVKLATRSLNLLRVFGLLSTTNLSLLTPTVHAQTADRTETSRTNSQTQATQRQRVAVLDFDFADTGSVNFANIFAGASPAQGVSNLITNALVKDGSYSVIERSKIDAILQEQNLGASGRINPETAAQIGRVLGVDAVVIGAVTQFNIEANNSGNGFCVFGVCSAKQKSRAIVQIDARLVSTTTAEILAATQGKGEVDKKSKALNVGGIYHESKNADPETLLSAAAEIAVNEITQEIVASASKVTTAASFTPNINAVVADVTNNLVTINKGQEAGLKTGMTISIERVAKEIKDPETGKTLRALTSPIGTIELTEVGQGFATGKVTNGAGFKRGDMAKAGQ, encoded by the coding sequence ATGGGAACTCATGTGAAATTAGCGACTCGTTCGCTGAATTTGTTACGTGTTTTTGGTTTGTTGAGTACGACTAATTTATCTTTGCTGACACCTACAGTTCATGCCCAAACTGCCGATCGAACTGAAACTAGTCGAACAAATAGCCAAACACAAGCAACTCAACGCCAGCGAGTTGCTGTACTAGATTTTGATTTTGCCGATACTGGCAGTGTTAATTTTGCAAATATTTTCGCTGGCGCAAGTCCAGCCCAAGGAGTGAGTAATTTAATTACGAATGCATTAGTTAAAGATGGTTCTTACAGTGTCATCGAACGGAGTAAAATCGACGCTATTTTACAAGAACAAAACTTAGGTGCTTCGGGGCGAATAAATCCAGAAACCGCTGCTCAAATTGGTAGAGTTTTGGGAGTTGATGCTGTCGTAATTGGTGCAGTGACTCAATTTAATATTGAAGCAAATAATTCTGGTAACGGCTTTTGCGTTTTTGGAGTTTGTTCGGCGAAACAAAAAAGTCGGGCGATCGTGCAAATTGATGCCAGACTCGTCAGCACGACAACCGCAGAAATTCTCGCTGCAACTCAAGGTAAAGGAGAAGTCGATAAGAAAAGCAAAGCTTTAAATGTAGGTGGTATTTATCACGAGTCGAAGAATGCTGACCCTGAAACTTTATTGAGTGCAGCCGCAGAAATTGCTGTCAATGAAATTACGCAAGAAATCGTTGCTTCTGCCTCTAAAGTGACTACAGCAGCTTCGTTTACACCGAATATCAATGCTGTAGTAGCTGATGTAACTAATAATCTAGTTACAATTAATAAAGGACAGGAAGCAGGCTTAAAAACAGGGATGACAATCTCAATCGAGCGAGTAGCCAAAGAAATTAAAGATCCTGAAACTGGCAAAACTCTGCGCGCCTTAACGTCTCCGATTGGCACGATCGAATTAACAGAAGTCGGTCAGGGATTTGCCACTGGTAAAGTTACAAATGGTGCGGGCTTTAAACGAGGAGATATGGCAAAAGCCGGACAATAA